The Bacteroidia bacterium genomic sequence GAGTACATCACTTACTTTCAAGTTATTGACCTAAATGCTAAAAAGCAAATTGTAAAAGACTGGGTACTACACGAACCTTGGTTGGTAGGCGTAGAACATATTGACAGTGGAATTCTGTACATTCATCAATACAGAAGTCCTGAAATTCCCGAGCATTATGGCATATATGCTTATGATGTACATTCACGGCTATTAGTATGGGAGCAGCCCCAACTTTCTTGGTTCAAAAAGGCTAAATTTACTGTAATTGCTTATTTTCTTACGCCCGAAGGTACAAGAAATTTTGTAGAAATAGATGCAAAAGGCAAAATTATTCAACGTTATGGTGAGCAAATTCCTATTCACGTTTTGCAGGATGCTGAAAACACTGAATTAGATGCTTTTGAACAAATGAAATTTCCAAAGGCAATACTTTTAGATAAAGCCGAAAATAAAGACTATCTTACCTTTTTTAGAACTTTTGCCCCTTCACTTAAATTTCACTATGCTGAATATCTTGATCTTGGTCAAAATCATATTTTGAGCTACTATACAATGCACAAAAACGGATTGCAAACAAGTATGAATAACTATCTTGTTATTTACAACGCAGATGAACAAAAAAAGCTTTGTGAAGTTTGCCTAGCTCAAAATG encodes the following:
- a CDS encoding DUF4905 domain-containing protein, with product MLHSYSFNGNIWKVRIDTQQSLAVVEVRNGAEYITYFQVIDLNAKKQIVKDWVLHEPWLVGVEHIDSGILYIHQYRSPEIPEHYGIYAYDVHSRLLVWEQPQLSWFKKAKFTVIAYFLTPEGTRNFVEIDAKGKIIQRYGEQIPIHVLQDAENTELDAFEQMKFPKAILLDKAENKDYLTFFRTFAPSLKFHYAEYLDLGQNHILSYYTMHKNGLQTSMNNYLVIYNADEQKKLCEVCLAQNVHKFAVDTFYMYQNHLFFVEVPGTLHVYSF